One genomic segment of Candidatus Dadabacteria bacterium includes these proteins:
- the rplO gene encoding 50S ribosomal protein L15: MLDRFPKPAGSAKSRQRVGRGAGSKGKTSGRGQKGQGSRSGRGVSRWFEGGQTPLKMRIPKRGFKNRFRKVYDTVNLSALERFEDGSTVDRAALVESGLVSGKNPVKILGGGAVEKKLTLRVDAATGSSVEKIEKSGGKVEFV; the protein is encoded by the coding sequence ATGCTTGACAGATTTCCAAAACCGGCGGGTTCGGCAAAATCGCGCCAGAGAGTGGGCCGGGGGGCCGGTTCAAAGGGCAAGACTTCCGGGCGCGGACAGAAAGGGCAGGGCTCCAGATCGGGGAGAGGGGTGTCGCGCTGGTTTGAAGGCGGACAGACCCCGCTCAAGATGAGGATTCCCAAGAGAGGGTTCAAAAACAGGTTCAGGAAGGTTTACGACACGGTCAACCTGAGCGCGCTGGAGCGTTTTGAGGACGGCTCCACAGTTGACCGCGCGGCGCTTGTTGAAAGCGGGCTGGTGAGCGGAAAAAATCCGGTAAAAATTCTGGGCGGCGGAGCCGTTGAAAAAAAACTGACTCTGAGAGTTGACGCCGCAACCGGCTCATCCGTTGAAAAGATAGAGAAGTCCGGCGGCAAGGTGGAGTTTGTATGA
- the rpsE gene encoding 30S ribosomal protein S5: MSSNKNATGYTNPRYVDSAGLELEEKVVDIRRVAKVTKGGKRFHFTAMVVVGNGSGVVGYGLGKSNEVPGAIKKGADKARKNLIQVPLKGSTIPHEVCCESSSSRVVLLPAAPGTGVISGGAVRAVADLAGIHDILSKVVGSRNPLNVVAAVMKALSLLSPPEAVALTRHKEVSDLDLPPYYRI, encoded by the coding sequence TTGAGTTCTAATAAAAACGCAACCGGTTACACAAATCCGCGGTATGTTGACTCCGCCGGGCTTGAGCTGGAAGAAAAGGTTGTTGACATCCGGCGCGTGGCGAAGGTTACCAAGGGCGGAAAGCGGTTTCACTTCACCGCGATGGTGGTTGTCGGCAACGGAAGCGGTGTTGTGGGCTACGGGCTTGGCAAATCAAACGAGGTTCCGGGCGCCATCAAGAAAGGGGCGGACAAAGCCCGCAAAAACCTCATACAAGTTCCCCTTAAGGGTTCCACCATACCGCATGAGGTTTGTTGTGAAAGTTCATCAAGCCGTGTTGTGCTTCTGCCCGCCGCTCCCGGAACGGGCGTTATTTCGGGCGGCGCCGTGCGCGCCGTGGCAGACCTTGCGGGCATTCACGACATCCTTTCCAAGGTTGTGGGCTCAAGAAATCCGCTCAATGTAGTGGCGGCGGTTATGAAGGCTCTTTCCCTCCTTTCCCCGCCGGAGGCCGTTGCGCTCACGCGGCACAAAGAGGTCTCCGACCTTGACCTTCCGCCCTATTACAGGATTTAG
- the rplR gene encoding 50S ribosomal protein L18, producing the protein MKKSRKDLRNSRHRRIRRKISGTASVPRLCVFKSSRHIYAQIVDDVAGSTLFAASSLTPEIRKNISGDDSKIDQARAVGEYLGGVSVAGGLKKVVFDRGGYPFHGRVKSLAGGLREKGLEF; encoded by the coding sequence ATGAAGAAAAGCAGAAAAGATCTGAGAAACAGCAGGCACAGAAGGATACGGAGGAAAATCTCCGGAACCGCGTCCGTGCCCCGGTTGTGCGTTTTCAAGTCGTCAAGGCACATATATGCGCAAATTGTTGACGATGTGGCGGGAAGCACTCTGTTTGCGGCTTCCTCACTCACTCCGGAGATAAGAAAAAACATCTCCGGTGATGACTCCAAGATTGACCAGGCAAGGGCCGTGGGCGAGTATCTGGGGGGCGTGTCAGTTGCGGGCGGCCTCAAAAAAGTGGTGTTTGACAGGGGCGGCTATCCGTTTCACGGAAGGGTGAAATCTCTTGCGGGCGGCCTCAGGGAGAAGGGACTTGAGTTCTAA
- the rplF gene encoding 50S ribosomal protein L6, whose amino-acid sequence MSRIGNKPIPVPDKVEIAQSGDTLKVKGPRGELEVAVAGGLNVEVADGFVTVKAEQSGKGVKASHGLVRMLIANSIQGVTEGFARTLEIVGTGYKAELAGKDALKMSLGYSHPIEFPLPEGVKATVEARGTRLTLEGIDKQVIGETAANIRKLRAPDSYKGKGVRFSTERIRLKPGKSGGAAKG is encoded by the coding sequence ATGTCAAGGATAGGAAACAAACCGATACCTGTTCCCGACAAGGTGGAGATCGCCCAGTCGGGAGACACCCTTAAGGTCAAGGGTCCCCGCGGCGAACTTGAGGTTGCTGTTGCGGGCGGGCTGAATGTTGAAGTGGCGGACGGATTTGTGACTGTTAAAGCGGAGCAGTCCGGCAAGGGTGTCAAGGCGTCGCACGGCCTTGTGAGGATGCTTATAGCAAACTCCATTCAGGGTGTTACGGAGGGATTTGCCAGAACACTTGAAATTGTGGGAACCGGATACAAGGCGGAACTGGCGGGCAAAGACGCTCTTAAGATGTCTCTCGGCTATTCCCACCCGATAGAGTTTCCTCTTCCCGAAGGCGTTAAAGCCACGGTTGAGGCGCGGGGGACCCGGCTCACTCTGGAGGGAATTGACAAGCAGGTGATAGGCGAGACGGCGGCGAACATAAGGAAACTTCGCGCTCCGGACTCCTACAAGGGCAAAGGGGTGAGGTTTTCCACCGAGCGCATACGGCTCAAACCCGGCAAGTCAGGCGGAGCGGCAAAGGGATGA
- the rpsH gene encoding 30S ribosomal protein S8 codes for MTDPIADMLSRIRNALMVGHEDVAIPHSGIKLEICRVLKDEGYVEGFSISEGDGPKRDIVVALKYSPEGAPAIREIKRVSKPSVRVYIGRGEIPRVVTGIGTAILSTSKGIMTGRSARIVGIGGEVLCTVV; via the coding sequence ATGACGGATCCTATAGCGGACATGCTTTCAAGAATCAGGAACGCGCTGATGGTCGGCCACGAAGATGTGGCGATTCCTCACTCCGGCATCAAGTTGGAGATATGCAGGGTTCTAAAGGACGAGGGCTATGTGGAAGGCTTCAGTATCTCCGAGGGGGACGGCCCCAAAAGGGATATAGTTGTAGCCCTCAAATACTCTCCCGAAGGGGCGCCTGCCATAAGGGAAATCAAAAGAGTGAGCAAGCCCAGCGTCAGGGTTTACATAGGCAGGGGTGAAATTCCCCGTGTTGTTACGGGCATTGGAACGGCTATACTTTCCACCTCAAAAGGGATAATGACGGGACGGAGCGCCAGAATCGTCGGCATAGGCGGCGAGGTTCTCTGCACTGTGGTCTGA
- a CDS encoding type Z 30S ribosomal protein S14, producing MARKALWERSLRKPKYPVRKVNRCSLCGRPRGFIRQFGICRLCFRELASRGEIVGVRKASF from the coding sequence ATGGCAAGAAAAGCGCTTTGGGAAAGATCTTTAAGGAAGCCGAAATACCCGGTGAGGAAAGTTAACCGGTGCTCGCTCTGCGGGAGGCCGAGGGGTTTTATAAGGCAGTTCGGCATCTGCCGCCTCTGCTTCCGCGAACTTGCGAGCCGCGGAGAAATTGTGGGAGTCAGAAAAGCCAGTTTCTAA
- the rplE gene encoding 50S ribosomal protein L5: MTSAQPRMKKIFNERVIPAIMEKSSYSNPMKVPRLERIVLNMGLGRLSEAGRNKSVIDDAVAELALIAGQKPAVKMSRKSIAGFKLRDGMPIGCAVTLRGTMMYEFFDRLVNLALPRVRDFKGVSVSSFDGNGNYTLGIREHIIFPEIDYSKVARVKGLNITFVTTADDDAEARMLLEEMGVPFAKGGV; this comes from the coding sequence ATGACATCCGCGCAACCGAGAATGAAAAAAATATTCAATGAGCGGGTAATCCCCGCCATTATGGAGAAGAGTTCCTACTCCAATCCCATGAAAGTTCCGCGCCTTGAGCGCATAGTTCTCAACATGGGGCTGGGTCGCCTCAGCGAGGCGGGGCGCAACAAGTCCGTCATTGACGATGCGGTCGCCGAACTTGCGCTTATCGCCGGGCAGAAGCCCGCCGTGAAAATGAGCAGGAAATCCATAGCCGGTTTCAAACTCCGCGACGGCATGCCAATCGGTTGCGCCGTTACCCTGAGGGGGACGATGATGTATGAGTTTTTTGACCGCCTTGTCAATCTCGCCCTTCCGAGAGTGAGGGATTTCAAGGGGGTGAGCGTCTCCTCGTTTGACGGCAACGGCAATTACACGCTCGGAATAAGAGAGCACATCATATTTCCGGAAATTGACTACAGCAAGGTTGCGAGGGTGAAGGGGCTCAACATCACTTTTGTTACGACTGCGGACGATGATGCGGAGGCAAGAATGCTTCTTGAGGAGATGGGTGTGCCTTTTGCAAAAGGAGGAGTGTGA
- the rplX gene encoding 50S ribosomal protein L24 has product MSVKYHIRKGDEVIVLTGREKGKTGTVSRVLTEKGRAIVEKLNMVKRNTRPTRDNPSGGIVDKEASLHLSNLMLYDSKEATPFKAGHRIEDGKKVRVNRKTGKQI; this is encoded by the coding sequence GTGTCGGTGAAATATCACATCAGGAAGGGCGACGAAGTCATCGTGCTCACCGGCAGAGAGAAGGGCAAAACCGGCACTGTTTCCCGTGTGCTTACGGAAAAGGGAAGGGCGATAGTGGAGAAACTCAACATGGTCAAACGCAACACGCGCCCCACACGCGACAATCCGTCCGGCGGCATAGTTGACAAGGAGGCGAGCCTGCACTTGTCAAACCTGATGCTTTATGACTCAAAAGAGGCGACTCCCTTCAAAGCCGGACACAGAATTGAAGACGGCAAAAAGGTCAGAGTGAACAGAAAGACGGGCAAACAGATATGA
- the rplN gene encoding 50S ribosomal protein L14 — translation MIQSSSYLESADNTGAKRLYCIKVLGGSRRRFARLGDVVVVSVKEAMPNSKVSKGDVCKAVVVRVTKESRRPDGTYVRFDSNAAVIINEDKEPIGTRVFGPIARELRFKGFMKIISLAPEVV, via the coding sequence GTGATTCAGTCCAGTTCATATCTGGAGTCTGCGGACAATACGGGCGCCAAGAGACTTTACTGTATCAAGGTTCTCGGCGGCTCGCGCAGAAGGTTTGCGCGGCTGGGCGATGTGGTTGTGGTTTCCGTAAAGGAGGCGATGCCCAACTCAAAGGTGTCAAAGGGTGATGTGTGCAAGGCGGTCGTGGTGCGCGTTACCAAGGAGAGCAGGCGACCGGACGGAACCTACGTGCGCTTTGACAGCAACGCCGCAGTGATCATCAATGAAGACAAAGAGCCCATTGGCACAAGGGTTTTCGGACCCATCGCGCGCGAGCTCAGGTTCAAAGGATTTATGAAGATAATCTCTCTTGCTCCGGAGGTGGTTTGA
- the rpsQ gene encoding 30S ribosomal protein S17 produces the protein MADRNEKRGRLTSFVGTVVRSSGDKTAVVDVITTKKHVVYNRSISRRVRYIVHDSKNQCAAGDKALIYASKPISKTKRWRVGKIVEKAPAVSGEGAER, from the coding sequence ATGGCTGACAGAAACGAAAAAAGAGGGCGGCTGACCTCGTTTGTGGGGACGGTTGTGAGGAGCAGCGGCGACAAGACGGCGGTTGTGGATGTGATAACCACAAAGAAGCATGTTGTTTACAACAGGTCAATCAGCAGGCGGGTGCGCTACATCGTTCACGACAGCAAAAACCAGTGCGCGGCGGGCGACAAGGCGCTTATATACGCCTCAAAGCCCATAAGCAAAACCAAGAGGTGGCGGGTCGGCAAAATTGTTGAGAAAGCCCCCGCAGTTTCCGGAGAGGGAGCGGAAAGGTGA
- the rpmC gene encoding 50S ribosomal protein L29 codes for MAEKPAKLRELTTGDLNRKERELMSSLFNLRMRVATKQTASFARIKSLRRDIARVKTVRREIESRGGQEQVKEENG; via the coding sequence ATGGCTGAAAAACCGGCTAAACTCAGAGAACTTACCACGGGCGACCTGAACAGGAAGGAGCGCGAACTTATGTCCTCTCTTTTCAATCTCCGTATGCGGGTTGCCACCAAACAGACAGCCTCGTTTGCGCGGATAAAGTCTCTCCGGCGGGACATTGCCAGAGTAAAGACCGTGAGGCGGGAGATTGAAAGCCGGGGCGGACAGGAGCAGGTGAAGGAAGAAAATGGCTGA
- the rplP gene encoding 50S ribosomal protein L16, with protein sequence MLQPKKTKYRKARKGRIRGVASRGTDIDFGRFGLRTLENGRLTSRQIESARIAITRHVRRGAKLWIRIFPDKPVTKKPAETRMGKGKGDVAEYVAPIRRGQILYELSGVPSPLAKEAFRLASHKLPVKTRAVERSEEIV encoded by the coding sequence ATGCTTCAACCTAAAAAGACAAAATACCGCAAGGCGCGCAAGGGGCGCATAAGGGGGGTTGCGAGCCGGGGGACTGACATTGACTTCGGGCGGTTCGGTCTCCGGACTCTTGAAAACGGGCGGCTGACCTCAAGGCAGATAGAGTCCGCAAGGATCGCCATAACGCGCCATGTGAGAAGGGGGGCGAAACTGTGGATAAGGATTTTCCCGGACAAGCCCGTTACCAAAAAGCCCGCCGAAACAAGAATGGGGAAGGGCAAGGGCGATGTGGCGGAATACGTGGCTCCGATACGGCGCGGGCAGATACTTTACGAGTTAAGCGGAGTTCCCTCGCCTCTTGCAAAGGAGGCGTTCCGGCTTGCGTCCCACAAACTGCCCGTGAAAACCCGCGCGGTTGAGCGGAGCGAGGAGATTGTATAA